One Balaenoptera ricei isolate mBalRic1 chromosome 16, mBalRic1.hap2, whole genome shotgun sequence genomic window carries:
- the LOC132350565 gene encoding pulmonary surfactant-associated protein A isoform X1 produces the protein MLLCSLTLTLIWLVVSGLECDMKEVCLGTPGLTGERGEKGEPGERGPPGLPTYLDEELQSTIREISHQILQSMRVLSFQGSMLAVGEKVFSTNGQSVNFDAIRESCARVGGRIATPRSPEENEAIASIVRKHNTYAYLGLAEGPTAGDFHYLDGTPVNYTNWYPGEPGGRGKEKCVEMYTDGQWNDKNCLQYRLAICEF, from the exons ATGCTGCTGTGCTCTTTGACCCTCACCCTCATCTGGCTGGTGGTTTCTGGCCTTGAGTGCGACATGAAGGAAGTTTGTCTTGGAA CCCCTGGCCTCACTGGAgagcgtggagaaaagggagagccTGGTGAGAGGGGCCCCCCAG GGCTTCCAACTTATCTAGATGAGGAGCTCCAGAGCACAATCCGTGAGATCAGCCATCAAATCCTGCAGTCGATGCGCG TCCTCAGTTTTCAGGGCTCCATGCTGGCAGTGGGAGAGAAGGTCTTCTCCACCAATGGGCAGTCGGTCAATTTTGATGCCATTAGAGAGTCGTGTGCCAGAGTAGGTGGACGCATTGCTACCCCAAGGAGTCCAGAAGAGAATGAGGCCATTGCAAGCATCGTGAGGAAGCACAATACTTATGCTTACCTGGGCCTGGCTGAGGGTCCCACTGCTGGAGACTTCCACTACCTGGATGGAACCCCTGTGAATTACACCAACTGGTACCCAGGGGAGCCCGGGGGTCGGGGCAAAGAGAAGTGTGTGGAGATGTACACAGATGGCCAGTGGAATGACAAGAACTGCCTGCAGTACCGACTGGCCATCTGTGAGTTTTGA
- the LOC132350565 gene encoding pulmonary surfactant-associated protein A isoform X2 produces the protein MLLCSLTLTLIWLVVSGLECDMKEVCLGSPGIPGTPGSHGLPGRDGRDGIKGDPGPPGPMGPPGGMPGLPGRDGMTGAPGLTGERGEKGEPGERGPPGLPTYLDEELQSTIREISHQILQSMRVLSFQGSMLAVGEKVFSTNGQSVNFDAIRESCARVGGRIATPRSPEENEAIASIVRKHNTYAYLGLAEGPTAGDFHYLDGTPVNYTNWYPGEPGGRGKEKCVEMYTDGQWNDKNCLQYRLAICEF, from the exons ATGCTGCTGTGCTCTTTGACCCTCACCCTCATCTGGCTGGTGGTTTCTGGCCTTGAGTGCGACATGAAGGAAGTTTGTCTTGGAAGTCCTGGCATCCCTGGTACTCCTGGATCCCATGGCCTGCCAGGAAGAGATGGGAGAGATGGTATCAAAGGAGACCCTGGACCTCCAG GCCCCATGGGCCCCCCTGGAGGAATGCCAGGCCTCCCTGGGCGTGATGGGATGACTGGAGCCCCTGGCCTCACTGGAgagcgtggagaaaagggagagccTGGTGAGAGGGGCCCCCCAG GGCTTCCAACTTATCTAGATGAGGAGCTCCAGAGCACAATCCGTGAGATCAGCCATCAAATCCTGCAGTCGATGCGCG TCCTCAGTTTTCAGGGCTCCATGCTGGCAGTGGGAGAGAAGGTCTTCTCCACCAATGGGCAGTCGGTCAATTTTGATGCCATTAGAGAGTCGTGTGCCAGAGTAGGTGGACGCATTGCTACCCCAAGGAGTCCAGAAGAGAATGAGGCCATTGCAAGCATCGTGAGGAAGCACAATACTTATGCTTACCTGGGCCTGGCTGAGGGTCCCACTGCTGGAGACTTCCACTACCTGGATGGAACCCCTGTGAATTACACCAACTGGTACCCAGGGGAGCCCGGGGGTCGGGGCAAAGAGAAGTGTGTGGAGATGTACACAGATGGCCAGTGGAATGACAAGAACTGCCTGCAGTACCGACTGGCCATCTGTGAGTTTTGA